The Euphorbia lathyris chromosome 2, ddEupLath1.1, whole genome shotgun sequence genome includes a window with the following:
- the LOC136220758 gene encoding GDSL esterase/lipase At5g55050-like: MLSREMNLLFIIWFIISLKSSKCDQIVPALFIFGDSAVDVGNNNYLPLTIARADLPYNGIDFPTKQPTGRFSNGKNAADFFAEKLGLPTSPPYLSLLHKRKQSILTGVNFASGASGILNDTGESLGTLIPLTKQLDYYGRVHRDLVKKLGNYGAKEHLSKSLFVIVTGSNDLLRYYGSSEFRNNTTPLQYLNFMLIATLKAQIKRVHRYGGRKFLVTGVGPVGCAPSRRLKNKGEECDERVNSLSVKYNRRLKLMLRQLKSELPDFNFSYFDTYSILQNIIQKPAVYGFKEVKAACCGIGKLHAELPCIPISSYCSNRSNYVFWDIVHPTEATARILVNTMFHGSSRYTFPINISHLISL, translated from the exons ATGTTATCAAGGGAGATGAATTTGCTGTTCATCATTTGGTTCATCATCAGCTTGAAATCATCAAAGTGTGATCAAATAGTACCTGCACTTTTCATTTTTGGTGATTCTGCTGTTGATGTTGGCAACAACAATTACCTCCCTCTTACCATTGCCAGAGCTGACTTACCTTATAATGGCATTGACTTTCCTACCAAACAACCCACTGGAAGGTTTAGTAATGGCAAAAATGCTGCTGATTTTTTTG CTGAAAAATTGGGGTTGCCTACATCTCCGCCATATCTCTCTTTATTACACAAGCGTAAACAATCCATCCTAACTGGAGTCAACTTTGCTTCGGGAGCTTCGGGGATTCTCAACGACACCGGTGAATCTCTT GGTACGTTAATCCCTTTAACGAAGCAACTGGATTACTATGGAAGAGTACAtagagatttggtgaaaaagcTGGGAAACTATGGGGCAAAAGAACACTTATCAAAATCTCTGTTTGTGATAGTAACAGGAAGTAATGACCTGTTGAGATATTATGGTTCATCTGAATTTCGCAACAACACCACTCCGCTGcagtatttaaattttatgcTCATTGCCACGTTGAAGGCGCAGATAAAG AGAGTGCACAGGTATGGAGGGCGTAAATTTTTGGTGACAGGAGTGGGGCCGGTGGGATGCGCACCATCACGAAGGCTGAAGAACAAAGGTGAAGAATGTGACGAACGAGTAAATTCATTGAGTGTAAAGTACAATAGAAGACTTAAGTTAATGTTGAGACAGTTAAAATCAGAGCTTCCGGACTTCAACTTCTCCTACTTTGATACTTACTCTATCTTGCAAAATATCATTCAGAAACCAGCTGTTTATG GGTTTAAGGAAGTAAAAGCAGCATGCTGTGGGATCGGAAAATTGCATGCAGAGCTACCATGCATCCCAATATCAAGCTATTGCTCAAACAGAAGTAATTATGTGTTTTGGGACATTGTTCATCCAACTGAAGCAACTGCTAGGATTTTGGTGAATACTATGTTTCATGGTTCTTCTCGTTACACATTTCCCATTAATATAAGCCACTTAATTTCTCTTTAA